The DNA region CGGCGGATCCAACGAGATCCAGCGCAACATTCTCGCCGAGCGGGTGCTCGGCCTTCCCCGGGAGATGAAGCCCTCGTGACACTTTCAGTACCGCCGAATGAGATCGACGGACACGGTCTGCTGACCGACAAGGTCGTCCTGGTGACCGCGGCCGCAGGCACCGGTATCGGATCCTCGGTGGCCCGGCGGGCTCTTGCCGAAGGCGCCGACGTCGTCGTCTCCGACTTTCACGAGCGCCGCCTCGGTGAGACCCGGGACCAGCTTGCCGGCCTCGGTCTGGGCCGCGTCGAAGCCGTGGTGTGTGACGTGACGTCGACCGCCGCGGTTGATGCACTGATCACCGATGCGGTGGCTGCGATGGGCCGGCTCGACGTGCTGGTCAACAACGCCGGTCTCGGCGGCCAGACGCCCGTCGTCGACATGACCGACGACGAATGGGACCGCGTGCTCGACGTGACGCTGACGTCGACGATGCGCGCGACGCGCGCCGCGTTGCGGTACTT from Mycobacterium sp. DL includes:
- the ipdF gene encoding (5R,7aS)-5-hydroxy-7a-methyl-1-oxo-2,3,5,6,7,7a-hexahydro-1H-indene-carboxyl-CoA reductase; protein product: MTLSVPPNEIDGHGLLTDKVVLVTAAAGTGIGSSVARRALAEGADVVVSDFHERRLGETRDQLAGLGLGRVEAVVCDVTSTAAVDALITDAVAAMGRLDVLVNNAGLGGQTPVVDMTDDEWDRVLDVTLTSTMRATRAALRYFRDAPHGGVIVNNASVLGWRAQHSQSHYAAAKAGVMALTRCSAIEAVEYGVRINGVSPSIARHKFLEKTSSSELLDRLSEGEAFGRAAEPWEVAATIAFLASEYSSYLTGEVISVSSQHP